Below is a genomic region from Streptomyces sp. RPA4-2.
GCGGCCTGACCACGGCCAACCACGTCGCGCAGATCATCGCCCTCAGCGTGCTCTCCGCGCTGGTGGTCTTCGTATGCCACCTACGGGAGCGGAGAGCACTGGAACTGAGCCGGTCACGTTCGGTGGCCGAGACGGCGCAGCGTGTTCTGTTGCGGCCCCCGCCCCGCCGGATCGGGCCGCTGCGGGTGGCCTGGCTGTATCTGGCGGCCGAGGACGAGGCCCGGATCGGGGGCGACCTCTTCGCGGTGGCCCGCTCCGCCCACGCGTCCACCCGGTTGGTCATCGGGGACGTCCGTGGCAAGGGCATGTCCTCGATCGGCGAGGCGTCGGTGGCGCTCGGCGCGTTCCGCGAGGGCGCCCAGCGGTACGCCACGCTGCCCGAACTGACGGCGGCGCTGGAGGCGAGCGTGTGCCGGGACCTCGACGAGGTGGCCGACACCGAGCACGATCCCGGCGAGCACTTCATCACCGCGCTCGTCCTCGACATCCCCGACCACGGCACTCAGGTCGACATGATCAACTGCGGCCATCCCCCGCCCCTGCTGCTGCACGACGACAAGATCGAGGTCCTGTACGCCCGGCACCCGGTACCCCCGCTGGGTCTGTGCGAAATGCCCGCCGCGCGCCACCGAACCGACCCGTTCGCCTTCGAGGTGGGCGACATCCTGCTGCTCTACACCGACGGCGTCATCGAGGCCCGGTCACCGGCGGGGGCCTTCTACCCGCTCGCCGAGCGGGCCGCCACGTTCCGGGGCGCCGGACCCGACGCCCTGCTGCGTCACATCCACGACGACCTCCTCACCCACGTCGGCGACCGGCCCTCCGACGACGCCGCCCTGCTGATCGTCGAACGGGTCGCCTCCGAGCATCCGCACCGCCCGCATCTCACGACCCACCCCGTCGACGGCCACCATCGGATCCGCCCCGGCGGTCCGCCGCCCAGCCCTGGCACACCGACCTGATCCCGCTCCTGGGCGGGAGACCGGCCGCCCACGGACCGCCGTGGTCACTCCCGGGCCATGTCCGACTCCGCCTTGCTCGCCGCCGAATCGGCGTCGTCGACCAGTTTCCGCAGGTGGCCGAGGTCCGTGGAGGACGAGGAAGCGGGCGCCGGCTGCCCGGCGTCCGCCCCGTGACCGCAGCCGGCCAGCAGCAGGACGGTCACGGCGGCCAGCCCGGCCGGTGCGACCCGGCGCGCGCCCCTCACTTCGCGCTCCCGTTGTCGTTGGCGCCACACCACTTCTCGACCTGGGACAGGTCCTTCTGGCGTGCCTCCAGGGTGGGGATCAGGGAGCGCCGGAAGGTGAGCCGGTCATTGAGATATGCCTCGATCTCCGTGTGTCCCGCCGACTTGGCGTTGGCGACGCGCTGTTCGAGGCGGGCGACGGAGCCGCGCCGGGACGCGTCCGCGTGCAGCCGGTCGAGGATCCGGTCGATCCGCTGGTCGGTCTTCGGCGCGCGCCGGCACAGCGCCGCCGCGCCGTCGCCCGTGGGCGCGCCGGACGGCGCGGGAGACCCGGTGTCCGCCGCGGCGACGCCCGCGGCGCCGAGCAGCG
It encodes:
- a CDS encoding PP2C family protein-serine/threonine phosphatase, with amino-acid sequence MSVDRLVEQPSGRGLVAIPVALIVVITVVDIHSPADIHLGPLLVIAPALTASLAGPRLTALVGVLAVTAQVFIAVLHGGLTTANHVAQIIALSVLSALVVFVCHLRERRALELSRSRSVAETAQRVLLRPPPRRIGPLRVAWLYLAAEDEARIGGDLFAVARSAHASTRLVIGDVRGKGMSSIGEASVALGAFREGAQRYATLPELTAALEASVCRDLDEVADTEHDPGEHFITALVLDIPDHGTQVDMINCGHPPPLLLHDDKIEVLYARHPVPPLGLCEMPAARHRTDPFAFEVGDILLLYTDGVIEARSPAGAFYPLAERAATFRGAGPDALLRHIHDDLLTHVGDRPSDDAALLIVERVASEHPHRPHLTTHPVDGHHRIRPGGPPPSPGTPT